A single Epinephelus fuscoguttatus linkage group LG13, E.fuscoguttatus.final_Chr_v1 DNA region contains:
- the si:ch211-184m13.4 gene encoding G-protein coupled receptor 183, translated as MAVENITLDSAENSPNQSSCDVFVYQRAAVVLFPIFYSVVFIISVCGNSLVLYVTCQRKQKFNSTSVYLVNLALSDTLFTLALPGRIIYYIRHYDWPFGDLLCRLTTLLFFANTYAGIGFMTCISLDRYLAMVHPHRLQCLRSVKVVRRVSCLVWVVVSLEVAPLLFRSMLSEHQGRQTCMEYINFDGSRFTPYLLLLACVISFCCPLVIIMGCYAKINLKLRAAAKQNSVTGRSRRSHRANTIILLILLTFIVCFSPYHLNVMQFMSREIHHKATCEELRAFKVSLQITVSLMNFNCCLDPVIYFFAIKTYKKRVLSLFKDYLYTSGASSKVTAENSSSNT; from the exons ATGGCTGTTGAAAATATCACCCTGGACTCAGCTGAAAACTCTCCAAACCAGAGCAGCTGTGATGTGTTCGTCTACCAGAGAGCAGCCGTGGTCCTCTTCCCTATTTTCTACTCAGTGGTTTTTATCATCAGCGTGTGCGGCAACAGTTTGGTTCTCTATGTGACCTGCCAGAGGAAGCAGAAATTCAACTCCACCTCCGTTTATCTGGTCAACCTCGCACTCTCTGACACCCTGTTCACACTGGCACTGCCTGGCAGAATTATTTACTACATCCGGCACTATGACTGGCCCTTTGGTGACCTCCTCTGCAGACTGACCACGCTGCTCTTCTTTGCAAATACATACgcag GTATTGGCTTCATgacctgtatcagtctggaTCGATACCTGGCGATGGTGCACCCACACCGGCTGCAGTGTTTGCGTAGCGTGAAGGTGGTTCGCAGGGTCTCCTGCCTGGTCTGGGTTGTGGTATCCCTGGAGGTAGCCCCTCTGCTGTTCCGCAGCATGCTGAGCGAGCACCAGGGAAGACAGACCTGCATGGAGTACATCAACTTCGACGGCTCCCGCTTCACCCCGTACCTCCTGCTCCTGGCCTGCGTCATCTCCTTCTGCTGTCCGCTCGTCATCATCATGGGCTGCTACGCCAAGATCAACCTAAAGCTGCGAGCCGCAGCCAAGCAGAACTCTGTGACCGGTCGATCGAGGAGGAGCCACAGGGCCAACACCATCATCCTACTCATCCTCCTCACCTTCATCGTGTGCTTCAGCCCTTACCACCTCAACGTTATGCAGTTTATGTCCAGAGAGATACACCACAAGGCAACCTGCGAGGAGCTCAGGGCCTTTAAGGTGTCCTTACAG ATCACAGTTTCACTAATGAACTTCAACTGCTGCTTGGACCCAGTCATCTACTTCTTTGCCATTAAGACCTACAAGAAGCGGGTGCTGAGTCTGTTCAAGGACTATCTATACACTTCCGGTGCCTCCTCCAAGGTGACAGCtgagaacagcagcagcaacacctGA